Proteins encoded in a region of the Takifugu flavidus isolate HTHZ2018 chromosome 8, ASM371156v2, whole genome shotgun sequence genome:
- the LOC130529505 gene encoding IQ motif and SEC7 domain-containing protein 1-like isoform X3 — MDKPSVWRAVVSSTDPRRTREPGPHSSRPGSAMGYRLYDIVEGDGRPSDSGPSLDGGATYGQGPVTHGSAISPDRFESPLYSQGVQPGPQRPRRAKLQHSQSILRKQAEEEAIKRSRSLSESYELSADLQDKQVEMLERKYGGRFITRHAARTIQTAFRQYQMNKNFERLRSSMSENRMSRRIVLSNMRMQLSFEGPEKVHSSYFEGRQVSMTEDGTPLSLVQSECGDIEVHHQANVASHPAPQGDLTDAITELEDTFSRQVKSLAESIDDALNCRSLQGDEGTDPEAMGCRKVEREMPYQVKSHRRGGGRLDDETMASYSDVTLFIDEEDMSPSIALSRSGEQPSSTESDLRLRSVNSSQEYWPIDPKDEGRDTDTSCRSTPSLDCQDQRLRMDHLPLLTIEPPSDSSAELSDRSERSSVKRPPAYEPHGHIVTSSQASPKHILHGPPPRAPSRDDDAPLRHRHRQLESHLAINGSANRQSKSESDFSDGDNDSINSTSNSNDTINCSSESSSRDSLREQTLSKQTYHKETRNSWDSPIFSNDVIRKRHYRIGLNLFNKKPEKGIQYLTERGFIPDTPVGVAHFLLQRKGLSRQMIGEFLGNRQKQFNRDVLDCVVDEMDFQSMELDEALRKFQNHIRVQGEAQKVERLIEAFSQRYCICNPTVVRQFRNPDTIFILAFAIILLNTDMYSPNVKPERKMKLEDFIKNLRGVDDGEDIPRETLVGIYERIRKRELKTNEDHVSQVQKVEKLIVGKKPIGSLHHGLGCVLSLPHRRLVCYCRLFEVPDPNKLQKLGLHQREIFLFNDLLVVTKIFQKKKNSVTYSFRQSFSLYGMQVMLFESQCKYYPNGIRLTSAIPGADIKVLINFNAPNPQDRKKFTDDLRESIAEVQEMEKYRIESELEKQKGVVRPSMSQSSGLKKEAGNGTMNRASLDDTYAMGEGLKRSALSSSLRDLSEAGKRGRRSSAGSLDSNMEGSIISSPHTRRRATTPHEGAPRGHPSVPNPASTSILGSLFGSKRGKPSSQSHSPLPPPGHPTLISHKPHPTNLHHTAQVTHTVQAQHHGHHSHYCQAPQNPPPYHHHHHYHPPPHTQYHQHPAYASHGHQHSHPQHSHYSQHPHHAPHPQHLPHHHSQQAGSGTGGPKPKHSGISTVV, encoded by the exons CGTTGAAGGGGATGGACGGCCCAGTGACAGTGGCCCGTCCCTGGACGGGGGAGCCACCTATGGCCAGGGCCCAGTGACCCACGGCTCAGCCATCAGCCCCGACAGATTCGAAAGCCCGTTGTACAGCCAGGGGGTTCAGCCCGGGCCACAGCGGCCCCGTCGGGCCAAGCTCCAGCACTCGCAGTCCATCCTCCGCAAGCAGGCCGAGGAGGAGGCCATCAAGCGGTCGCGCTCGCTGTCCGAGAGCTATGAGCTCTCCGCCGACCTCCAGGACAAACAG GTGGAGATGTTGGAGCGTAAATATGGCGGACGGTTCATAACTCGCCATGCGGCCCGCACCATCCAGACAGCCTTCCGGCAGTATCAAATGAACAAGAACTTTGAACGTCTCAGAAGCTCTATGTCTGAGAACCGCATGTCCAGACGCATTGTTCTCTCCAACATGAGGATGCAGCTCTCGTTCGAGGGACCTGAAAAAGTGCACAGTTCCTACTTCGAGGGAAGACAGGTGTCCATGACAGAGGACGGCACTCCGCTGTCTCTGGTGCAGTCAGAATGTGGGGATATCGAAGTGCACCATCAGGCCAACGTGGCTTCTCATCCAGCTCCGCAGGGCGACCTGACGGACGCCATCACGGAGCTGGAGGACACTTTTTCCAGGCAGGTCAAATCCCTGGCCGAGTCGATAGATGATGCACTGAACTGTCGCAGCCTTCAGGGCGACGAGGGCACCGACCCGGAGGCGATGGGCTGCCGTAAAGTGGAGCGAGAAATGCCCTATCAGGTGAAGTCCCACCGCAGGGGAGGCGGGCGCCTGGACGATGAAACAATGGCCTCGTACAGCGATGTGACTCTGTTCATAGACGAGGAGGACATGTCCCCGTCCATCGCTCTGTCCAGGTCAGGGGAACAGCCGTCCAGCACAGAATCAGACCTCCGGTTACGATCTGTTAACTCTTCCCAGGAGTACTGGCCCATTGACCCCAAAGATGAGGGTCGTGACACGGACACAAGCTGCCGTAGCACGCCTTCTCTGGACtgccaggaccagcgtctcagAATGGACCACCTGCCTCTGTTGACCATCGAACCTCCCAGTGACAGCTCGGCAGAGCTCAGCGACCGCTCCGAGCGCAGCTCTGTCAAGCGGCCGCCTGCATACGAGCCCCACGGCCACATCGTCACGTCGTCCCAGGCCAGCCCGAAACACATCCTCCACGGGCCTCCGCCGCGAGCTCCCTCTCGTGACGACGACGCGCCTCTGCGCCACCGGCACCGGCAGCTGGAAAGCCACCTCGCCATCAACGGCTCGGCCAACCGGCAGAGCAAATCGGAGTCGGACTTCTCGGACGGGGACAACGACAGCATCAACAGCACGTCCAACTCCAACGACACCATTAACTGCAGCTCGGAGTCCTCGTCCAGGGACAGCCTGAGAGAGCAGACGCTCAGCAAGCAGACCTACCACAAGGAGACCAGGAACAGCTGGGACTCGCCCATCTTCAGCAACGACGTCATTCGGAAGAGGCACTACCGCATCGGCCTGAACCTCTTCAACAA GAAGCCCGAAAAAGGCATTCAGTACCTGACGGAGAGGGGGTTCATCCCCGACACACCGGTCGGCGTGGCGCACTTCCTTCTGCAGCGGAAGGGCTTGAGCCGGCAGATGATTGGGGAATTTCTCGGCAATCGACAGAAACAGTTCAACAGGGATGTCCTGGA CTGTGTTGTGGACGAAATGGACTTCCAGAGCATGGAGCTGGACGAGGCTCTCAGGAAATTTCAGAATCACATCCGCGTTCAGGGGGAAGCCCAGAAAGTGGAGCGGCTCATCGAAGCCTTCAG CCAGCGCTACTGCATCTGCAACCCCACAGTGGTGAGGCAGTTCAGGAATCCGGACACCATCTTCATCCTGGCGTTCGCCATCATCCTCCTCAACACTGACATGTACAGCCCCAACGTCAAACCcgagaggaagatgaagctggAGGACTTCATCAAAAACCTGAGAG GCGTGGATGACGGGGAGGATATCCCCAGAGAGACCCTGGTGGGCATCTACGAACGGATCCGCAAGCGGGAGCTCAAAACCAACGAAGACCACGTCTCCCAGGTGCAGAAGGTGGAAAAGCTCATCGTGGGAAAGAAACCA atTGGGTCGCTGCATCACGGCCTCGGATGT GTGCTCTCGCTGCCTCATCGCCGACTGGTCTGTTACTGCCGCCTGTTTGAAGTGCCAGACCCCAACAAGCTTCAGAAGCTGGGCCTGCACCAGCGGGAGATCTTCCTGTTCAACGACCTCCTCGTG GTCACCAAGATcttccagaagaagaagaactctGTGACGTACAGCTTCAGACAGTCCTTTTCCCTCTACGGAATGCAAGTGATGCTGTTTGAGAGTCAGTGTAAGT ATTATCCCAACGGGATCAGACTGACGTCGGCCATTCCAGGTGCGGACATCAAAGTCCTCATCAACTTCAATGCGCCTAACCCCCAGGACCGCAAAAAGTTCACAGATGACCTGCGGGAGTCCATCGCCGAAGTCCAGGAAATGGAGAAGTACAGAATAGAGT ctgagctggagaagcagaagggTGTGGTGAGGCCCAGCATGTCCCAGAGCTCCGGTCTGAAGAAGGAGGCTGGCAACGGCACCATGAACCGGGCCAGTCTGGATGACACCTACGCCATGGGGGAGGGGCTGAAGAGGAGCGCCCTGAGCAGCTCCCTGAGGGACCTCTCTGAAGCAG GCAAGCGGGGGCGTCGCAGCAGTGCAGGATCACTAGACAGCAATATGGAA GGGTCCATCATTAGCAGTCCGCACACGCGCCGAAGAGCCACCACGCCTCACGAGGGCGCCCCCCGCGGCCACCCCTCCGTCCCTAACCCGGCATCAACTTCCATCCTGGGGTCGCTTTTTGGCAGCAAGCGAGGGAAACCATCGTCCCAGAGCCACTCTCCTCTGCCCCCGCCCGGTCACCCGACCCTCATATCCCACAAGCCCCACCCGACCAACCTGCACCACACAGcacaagtcacacacacagtgcaggCCCAACACCATGGTCACCATTCCCACTACTGCCAAGCCCCGCAAAACCCGCCgccctaccaccaccaccaccactaccacccGCCCCCCCACACTCAGTACCACCAGCACCCCGCTTACGCCTCGCACGGGCACCAACACTCGCACCCACAGCACAGCCACTACAGTCAGCATCCGCATCACGCGCCGCACCCCCAGCATCTTCCACACCATCACAGCCAGCAAGCGGGTTCAGGGACTGGCGGacccaaacccaaacacagTGGCATCAGTACCGTAGTGTGA
- the LOC130529505 gene encoding IQ motif and SEC7 domain-containing protein 1-like isoform X6 translates to MWKFKAFCLDYWHVLCLHPHSSFYKSVEGDGRPSDSGPSLDGGATYGQGPVTHGSAISPDRFESPLYSQGVQPGPQRPRRAKLQHSQSILRKQAEEEAIKRSRSLSESYELSADLQDKQVEMLERKYGGRFITRHAARTIQTAFRQYQMNKNFERLRSSMSENRMSRRIVLSNMRMQLSFEGPEKVHSSYFEGRQVSMTEDGTPLSLVQSECGDIEVHHQANVASHPAPQGDLTDAITELEDTFSRQVKSLAESIDDALNCRSLQGDEGTDPEAMGCRKVEREMPYQVKSHRRGGGRLDDETMASYSDVTLFIDEEDMSPSIALSRSGEQPSSTESDLRLRSVNSSQEYWPIDPKDEGRDTDTSCRSTPSLDCQDQRLRMDHLPLLTIEPPSDSSAELSDRSERSSVKRPPAYEPHGHIVTSSQASPKHILHGPPPRAPSRDDDAPLRHRHRQLESHLAINGSANRQSKSESDFSDGDNDSINSTSNSNDTINCSSESSSRDSLREQTLSKQTYHKETRNSWDSPIFSNDVIRKRHYRIGLNLFNKKPEKGIQYLTERGFIPDTPVGVAHFLLQRKGLSRQMIGEFLGNRQKQFNRDVLDCVVDEMDFQSMELDEALRKFQNHIRVQGEAQKVERLIEAFSQRYCICNPTVVRQFRNPDTIFILAFAIILLNTDMYSPNVKPERKMKLEDFIKNLRGVDDGEDIPRETLVGIYERIRKRELKTNEDHVSQVQKVEKLIVGKKPIGSLHHGLGCVLSLPHRRLVCYCRLFEVPDPNKLQKLGLHQREIFLFNDLLVVTKIFQKKKNSVTYSFRQSFSLYGMQVMLFESQCKYYPNGIRLTSAIPGADIKVLINFNAPNPQDRKKFTDDLRESIAEVQEMEKYRIESELEKQKGVVRPSMSQSSGLKKEAGNGTMNRASLDDTYAMGEGLKRSALSSSLRDLSEAGKRGRRSSAGSLDSNMEGSIISSPHTRRRATTPHEGAPRGHPSVPNPASTSILGSLFGSKRGKPSSQSHSPLPPPGHPTLISHKPHPTNLHHTAQVTHTVQAQHHGHHSHYCQAPQNPPPYHHHHHYHPPPHTQYHQHPAYASHGHQHSHPQHSHYSQHPHHAPHPQHLPHHHSQQAGSGTGGPKPKHSGISTVV, encoded by the exons CGTTGAAGGGGATGGACGGCCCAGTGACAGTGGCCCGTCCCTGGACGGGGGAGCCACCTATGGCCAGGGCCCAGTGACCCACGGCTCAGCCATCAGCCCCGACAGATTCGAAAGCCCGTTGTACAGCCAGGGGGTTCAGCCCGGGCCACAGCGGCCCCGTCGGGCCAAGCTCCAGCACTCGCAGTCCATCCTCCGCAAGCAGGCCGAGGAGGAGGCCATCAAGCGGTCGCGCTCGCTGTCCGAGAGCTATGAGCTCTCCGCCGACCTCCAGGACAAACAG GTGGAGATGTTGGAGCGTAAATATGGCGGACGGTTCATAACTCGCCATGCGGCCCGCACCATCCAGACAGCCTTCCGGCAGTATCAAATGAACAAGAACTTTGAACGTCTCAGAAGCTCTATGTCTGAGAACCGCATGTCCAGACGCATTGTTCTCTCCAACATGAGGATGCAGCTCTCGTTCGAGGGACCTGAAAAAGTGCACAGTTCCTACTTCGAGGGAAGACAGGTGTCCATGACAGAGGACGGCACTCCGCTGTCTCTGGTGCAGTCAGAATGTGGGGATATCGAAGTGCACCATCAGGCCAACGTGGCTTCTCATCCAGCTCCGCAGGGCGACCTGACGGACGCCATCACGGAGCTGGAGGACACTTTTTCCAGGCAGGTCAAATCCCTGGCCGAGTCGATAGATGATGCACTGAACTGTCGCAGCCTTCAGGGCGACGAGGGCACCGACCCGGAGGCGATGGGCTGCCGTAAAGTGGAGCGAGAAATGCCCTATCAGGTGAAGTCCCACCGCAGGGGAGGCGGGCGCCTGGACGATGAAACAATGGCCTCGTACAGCGATGTGACTCTGTTCATAGACGAGGAGGACATGTCCCCGTCCATCGCTCTGTCCAGGTCAGGGGAACAGCCGTCCAGCACAGAATCAGACCTCCGGTTACGATCTGTTAACTCTTCCCAGGAGTACTGGCCCATTGACCCCAAAGATGAGGGTCGTGACACGGACACAAGCTGCCGTAGCACGCCTTCTCTGGACtgccaggaccagcgtctcagAATGGACCACCTGCCTCTGTTGACCATCGAACCTCCCAGTGACAGCTCGGCAGAGCTCAGCGACCGCTCCGAGCGCAGCTCTGTCAAGCGGCCGCCTGCATACGAGCCCCACGGCCACATCGTCACGTCGTCCCAGGCCAGCCCGAAACACATCCTCCACGGGCCTCCGCCGCGAGCTCCCTCTCGTGACGACGACGCGCCTCTGCGCCACCGGCACCGGCAGCTGGAAAGCCACCTCGCCATCAACGGCTCGGCCAACCGGCAGAGCAAATCGGAGTCGGACTTCTCGGACGGGGACAACGACAGCATCAACAGCACGTCCAACTCCAACGACACCATTAACTGCAGCTCGGAGTCCTCGTCCAGGGACAGCCTGAGAGAGCAGACGCTCAGCAAGCAGACCTACCACAAGGAGACCAGGAACAGCTGGGACTCGCCCATCTTCAGCAACGACGTCATTCGGAAGAGGCACTACCGCATCGGCCTGAACCTCTTCAACAA GAAGCCCGAAAAAGGCATTCAGTACCTGACGGAGAGGGGGTTCATCCCCGACACACCGGTCGGCGTGGCGCACTTCCTTCTGCAGCGGAAGGGCTTGAGCCGGCAGATGATTGGGGAATTTCTCGGCAATCGACAGAAACAGTTCAACAGGGATGTCCTGGA CTGTGTTGTGGACGAAATGGACTTCCAGAGCATGGAGCTGGACGAGGCTCTCAGGAAATTTCAGAATCACATCCGCGTTCAGGGGGAAGCCCAGAAAGTGGAGCGGCTCATCGAAGCCTTCAG CCAGCGCTACTGCATCTGCAACCCCACAGTGGTGAGGCAGTTCAGGAATCCGGACACCATCTTCATCCTGGCGTTCGCCATCATCCTCCTCAACACTGACATGTACAGCCCCAACGTCAAACCcgagaggaagatgaagctggAGGACTTCATCAAAAACCTGAGAG GCGTGGATGACGGGGAGGATATCCCCAGAGAGACCCTGGTGGGCATCTACGAACGGATCCGCAAGCGGGAGCTCAAAACCAACGAAGACCACGTCTCCCAGGTGCAGAAGGTGGAAAAGCTCATCGTGGGAAAGAAACCA atTGGGTCGCTGCATCACGGCCTCGGATGT GTGCTCTCGCTGCCTCATCGCCGACTGGTCTGTTACTGCCGCCTGTTTGAAGTGCCAGACCCCAACAAGCTTCAGAAGCTGGGCCTGCACCAGCGGGAGATCTTCCTGTTCAACGACCTCCTCGTG GTCACCAAGATcttccagaagaagaagaactctGTGACGTACAGCTTCAGACAGTCCTTTTCCCTCTACGGAATGCAAGTGATGCTGTTTGAGAGTCAGTGTAAGT ATTATCCCAACGGGATCAGACTGACGTCGGCCATTCCAGGTGCGGACATCAAAGTCCTCATCAACTTCAATGCGCCTAACCCCCAGGACCGCAAAAAGTTCACAGATGACCTGCGGGAGTCCATCGCCGAAGTCCAGGAAATGGAGAAGTACAGAATAGAGT ctgagctggagaagcagaagggTGTGGTGAGGCCCAGCATGTCCCAGAGCTCCGGTCTGAAGAAGGAGGCTGGCAACGGCACCATGAACCGGGCCAGTCTGGATGACACCTACGCCATGGGGGAGGGGCTGAAGAGGAGCGCCCTGAGCAGCTCCCTGAGGGACCTCTCTGAAGCAG GCAAGCGGGGGCGTCGCAGCAGTGCAGGATCACTAGACAGCAATATGGAA GGGTCCATCATTAGCAGTCCGCACACGCGCCGAAGAGCCACCACGCCTCACGAGGGCGCCCCCCGCGGCCACCCCTCCGTCCCTAACCCGGCATCAACTTCCATCCTGGGGTCGCTTTTTGGCAGCAAGCGAGGGAAACCATCGTCCCAGAGCCACTCTCCTCTGCCCCCGCCCGGTCACCCGACCCTCATATCCCACAAGCCCCACCCGACCAACCTGCACCACACAGcacaagtcacacacacagtgcaggCCCAACACCATGGTCACCATTCCCACTACTGCCAAGCCCCGCAAAACCCGCCgccctaccaccaccaccaccactaccacccGCCCCCCCACACTCAGTACCACCAGCACCCCGCTTACGCCTCGCACGGGCACCAACACTCGCACCCACAGCACAGCCACTACAGTCAGCATCCGCATCACGCGCCGCACCCCCAGCATCTTCCACACCATCACAGCCAGCAAGCGGGTTCAGGGACTGGCGGacccaaacccaaacacagTGGCATCAGTACCGTAGTGTGA
- the LOC130529505 gene encoding IQ motif and SEC7 domain-containing protein 1-like isoform X5, with amino-acid sequence MCDAPADVTVIWNTMWRYCISSRTISVEGDGRPSDSGPSLDGGATYGQGPVTHGSAISPDRFESPLYSQGVQPGPQRPRRAKLQHSQSILRKQAEEEAIKRSRSLSESYELSADLQDKQVEMLERKYGGRFITRHAARTIQTAFRQYQMNKNFERLRSSMSENRMSRRIVLSNMRMQLSFEGPEKVHSSYFEGRQVSMTEDGTPLSLVQSECGDIEVHHQANVASHPAPQGDLTDAITELEDTFSRQVKSLAESIDDALNCRSLQGDEGTDPEAMGCRKVEREMPYQVKSHRRGGGRLDDETMASYSDVTLFIDEEDMSPSIALSRSGEQPSSTESDLRLRSVNSSQEYWPIDPKDEGRDTDTSCRSTPSLDCQDQRLRMDHLPLLTIEPPSDSSAELSDRSERSSVKRPPAYEPHGHIVTSSQASPKHILHGPPPRAPSRDDDAPLRHRHRQLESHLAINGSANRQSKSESDFSDGDNDSINSTSNSNDTINCSSESSSRDSLREQTLSKQTYHKETRNSWDSPIFSNDVIRKRHYRIGLNLFNKKPEKGIQYLTERGFIPDTPVGVAHFLLQRKGLSRQMIGEFLGNRQKQFNRDVLDCVVDEMDFQSMELDEALRKFQNHIRVQGEAQKVERLIEAFSQRYCICNPTVVRQFRNPDTIFILAFAIILLNTDMYSPNVKPERKMKLEDFIKNLRGVDDGEDIPRETLVGIYERIRKRELKTNEDHVSQVQKVEKLIVGKKPIGSLHHGLGCVLSLPHRRLVCYCRLFEVPDPNKLQKLGLHQREIFLFNDLLVVTKIFQKKKNSVTYSFRQSFSLYGMQVMLFESQCKYYPNGIRLTSAIPGADIKVLINFNAPNPQDRKKFTDDLRESIAEVQEMEKYRIESELEKQKGVVRPSMSQSSGLKKEAGNGTMNRASLDDTYAMGEGLKRSALSSSLRDLSEAGKRGRRSSAGSLDSNMEGSIISSPHTRRRATTPHEGAPRGHPSVPNPASTSILGSLFGSKRGKPSSQSHSPLPPPGHPTLISHKPHPTNLHHTAQVTHTVQAQHHGHHSHYCQAPQNPPPYHHHHHYHPPPHTQYHQHPAYASHGHQHSHPQHSHYSQHPHHAPHPQHLPHHHSQQAGSGTGGPKPKHSGISTVV; translated from the exons CGTTGAAGGGGATGGACGGCCCAGTGACAGTGGCCCGTCCCTGGACGGGGGAGCCACCTATGGCCAGGGCCCAGTGACCCACGGCTCAGCCATCAGCCCCGACAGATTCGAAAGCCCGTTGTACAGCCAGGGGGTTCAGCCCGGGCCACAGCGGCCCCGTCGGGCCAAGCTCCAGCACTCGCAGTCCATCCTCCGCAAGCAGGCCGAGGAGGAGGCCATCAAGCGGTCGCGCTCGCTGTCCGAGAGCTATGAGCTCTCCGCCGACCTCCAGGACAAACAG GTGGAGATGTTGGAGCGTAAATATGGCGGACGGTTCATAACTCGCCATGCGGCCCGCACCATCCAGACAGCCTTCCGGCAGTATCAAATGAACAAGAACTTTGAACGTCTCAGAAGCTCTATGTCTGAGAACCGCATGTCCAGACGCATTGTTCTCTCCAACATGAGGATGCAGCTCTCGTTCGAGGGACCTGAAAAAGTGCACAGTTCCTACTTCGAGGGAAGACAGGTGTCCATGACAGAGGACGGCACTCCGCTGTCTCTGGTGCAGTCAGAATGTGGGGATATCGAAGTGCACCATCAGGCCAACGTGGCTTCTCATCCAGCTCCGCAGGGCGACCTGACGGACGCCATCACGGAGCTGGAGGACACTTTTTCCAGGCAGGTCAAATCCCTGGCCGAGTCGATAGATGATGCACTGAACTGTCGCAGCCTTCAGGGCGACGAGGGCACCGACCCGGAGGCGATGGGCTGCCGTAAAGTGGAGCGAGAAATGCCCTATCAGGTGAAGTCCCACCGCAGGGGAGGCGGGCGCCTGGACGATGAAACAATGGCCTCGTACAGCGATGTGACTCTGTTCATAGACGAGGAGGACATGTCCCCGTCCATCGCTCTGTCCAGGTCAGGGGAACAGCCGTCCAGCACAGAATCAGACCTCCGGTTACGATCTGTTAACTCTTCCCAGGAGTACTGGCCCATTGACCCCAAAGATGAGGGTCGTGACACGGACACAAGCTGCCGTAGCACGCCTTCTCTGGACtgccaggaccagcgtctcagAATGGACCACCTGCCTCTGTTGACCATCGAACCTCCCAGTGACAGCTCGGCAGAGCTCAGCGACCGCTCCGAGCGCAGCTCTGTCAAGCGGCCGCCTGCATACGAGCCCCACGGCCACATCGTCACGTCGTCCCAGGCCAGCCCGAAACACATCCTCCACGGGCCTCCGCCGCGAGCTCCCTCTCGTGACGACGACGCGCCTCTGCGCCACCGGCACCGGCAGCTGGAAAGCCACCTCGCCATCAACGGCTCGGCCAACCGGCAGAGCAAATCGGAGTCGGACTTCTCGGACGGGGACAACGACAGCATCAACAGCACGTCCAACTCCAACGACACCATTAACTGCAGCTCGGAGTCCTCGTCCAGGGACAGCCTGAGAGAGCAGACGCTCAGCAAGCAGACCTACCACAAGGAGACCAGGAACAGCTGGGACTCGCCCATCTTCAGCAACGACGTCATTCGGAAGAGGCACTACCGCATCGGCCTGAACCTCTTCAACAA GAAGCCCGAAAAAGGCATTCAGTACCTGACGGAGAGGGGGTTCATCCCCGACACACCGGTCGGCGTGGCGCACTTCCTTCTGCAGCGGAAGGGCTTGAGCCGGCAGATGATTGGGGAATTTCTCGGCAATCGACAGAAACAGTTCAACAGGGATGTCCTGGA CTGTGTTGTGGACGAAATGGACTTCCAGAGCATGGAGCTGGACGAGGCTCTCAGGAAATTTCAGAATCACATCCGCGTTCAGGGGGAAGCCCAGAAAGTGGAGCGGCTCATCGAAGCCTTCAG CCAGCGCTACTGCATCTGCAACCCCACAGTGGTGAGGCAGTTCAGGAATCCGGACACCATCTTCATCCTGGCGTTCGCCATCATCCTCCTCAACACTGACATGTACAGCCCCAACGTCAAACCcgagaggaagatgaagctggAGGACTTCATCAAAAACCTGAGAG GCGTGGATGACGGGGAGGATATCCCCAGAGAGACCCTGGTGGGCATCTACGAACGGATCCGCAAGCGGGAGCTCAAAACCAACGAAGACCACGTCTCCCAGGTGCAGAAGGTGGAAAAGCTCATCGTGGGAAAGAAACCA atTGGGTCGCTGCATCACGGCCTCGGATGT GTGCTCTCGCTGCCTCATCGCCGACTGGTCTGTTACTGCCGCCTGTTTGAAGTGCCAGACCCCAACAAGCTTCAGAAGCTGGGCCTGCACCAGCGGGAGATCTTCCTGTTCAACGACCTCCTCGTG GTCACCAAGATcttccagaagaagaagaactctGTGACGTACAGCTTCAGACAGTCCTTTTCCCTCTACGGAATGCAAGTGATGCTGTTTGAGAGTCAGTGTAAGT ATTATCCCAACGGGATCAGACTGACGTCGGCCATTCCAGGTGCGGACATCAAAGTCCTCATCAACTTCAATGCGCCTAACCCCCAGGACCGCAAAAAGTTCACAGATGACCTGCGGGAGTCCATCGCCGAAGTCCAGGAAATGGAGAAGTACAGAATAGAGT ctgagctggagaagcagaagggTGTGGTGAGGCCCAGCATGTCCCAGAGCTCCGGTCTGAAGAAGGAGGCTGGCAACGGCACCATGAACCGGGCCAGTCTGGATGACACCTACGCCATGGGGGAGGGGCTGAAGAGGAGCGCCCTGAGCAGCTCCCTGAGGGACCTCTCTGAAGCAG GCAAGCGGGGGCGTCGCAGCAGTGCAGGATCACTAGACAGCAATATGGAA GGGTCCATCATTAGCAGTCCGCACACGCGCCGAAGAGCCACCACGCCTCACGAGGGCGCCCCCCGCGGCCACCCCTCCGTCCCTAACCCGGCATCAACTTCCATCCTGGGGTCGCTTTTTGGCAGCAAGCGAGGGAAACCATCGTCCCAGAGCCACTCTCCTCTGCCCCCGCCCGGTCACCCGACCCTCATATCCCACAAGCCCCACCCGACCAACCTGCACCACACAGcacaagtcacacacacagtgcaggCCCAACACCATGGTCACCATTCCCACTACTGCCAAGCCCCGCAAAACCCGCCgccctaccaccaccaccaccactaccacccGCCCCCCCACACTCAGTACCACCAGCACCCCGCTTACGCCTCGCACGGGCACCAACACTCGCACCCACAGCACAGCCACTACAGTCAGCATCCGCATCACGCGCCGCACCCCCAGCATCTTCCACACCATCACAGCCAGCAAGCGGGTTCAGGGACTGGCGGacccaaacccaaacacagTGGCATCAGTACCGTAGTGTGA